A region from the Oceanidesulfovibrio marinus genome encodes:
- a CDS encoding GAF domain-containing protein, producing MRSLHEGIKERYENAKHHVVRFASNIQTIKLVAQIAITIVSPIVFSLYVGQLITADLKVENISVWWTISFGLVLGVHIASAVFLYFIAEYNTAKDFAFYEKALTKVNYYERYHEEVSNFHMALRKVNLNAKSLSLRLVSVEDLKSDKTYLDTLLDPIKPCLCEIFNYNRSAHMNFAVFLANEEERKLECVYRYRSMKLERIKKDMPSRSWPYGVGHVGACFVDGDPIAIDDLTTFGYYSKNKKDDDDKFYRAAMSVPLCQTTALALSDGYKDDIKPVGVIILTSSHPGQFTKYHLAMLELLKNQVEMVISNETVQG from the coding sequence GTGAGAAGCTTACATGAGGGCATTAAAGAACGGTACGAAAATGCAAAGCATCATGTTGTTCGTTTCGCATCAAATATACAAACGATAAAATTAGTTGCTCAAATTGCGATAACAATCGTATCCCCAATCGTCTTCTCGCTATATGTTGGTCAACTCATTACTGCTGATCTTAAAGTAGAAAATATTTCAGTTTGGTGGACTATTAGCTTTGGATTGGTGCTAGGAGTTCATATAGCAAGTGCAGTTTTTTTATATTTTATAGCAGAATATAACACAGCTAAAGATTTTGCCTTTTATGAAAAGGCTTTGACTAAAGTTAATTATTACGAAAGGTACCATGAAGAAGTTTCCAATTTTCATATGGCCTTGAGGAAAGTAAATTTAAATGCAAAATCACTAAGTTTAAGATTAGTATCTGTTGAGGATCTAAAGAGTGATAAGACATATTTGGATACACTACTGGATCCAATCAAGCCTTGCCTATGTGAAATATTCAATTATAACCGATCTGCACATATGAACTTCGCAGTGTTCCTTGCCAATGAAGAGGAAAGGAAACTCGAGTGTGTTTATAGATATAGAAGCATGAAGTTAGAACGAATCAAGAAAGATATGCCAAGCAGATCGTGGCCCTACGGAGTTGGTCACGTGGGGGCTTGCTTTGTTGATGGTGATCCTATTGCGATAGATGATTTGACTACATTTGGTTACTATTCAAAAAATAAAAAGGATGATGATGATAAGTTTTATCGTGCTGCGATGTCTGTCCCTCTATGTCAAACAACAGCTTTGGCATTATCAGATGGGTATAAAGATGATATCAAGCCTGTAGGGGTTATAATTCTCACAAGTAGCCATCCTGGCCAATTTACGAAATATCATCTCGCGATGCTTGAGCTCTTGAAAAACCAAGTAGAAATGGTTATATCTAATGAAACCGTACAGGGGTAA